In the genome of Vicinamibacterales bacterium, the window GTTCGCCATCAGCCAGATCAGCACCGGAGCTGCCGCGGGGTTGCGCGAGCGCTGCAGTGCATCGATCAACCGCAGCACGCCGGGCTCGCCGAGCTTCGACAGGGTCTGCCCGTAACTGGCGTCGATCGTCGCGAGGAGCGCGCGGCTGACGGGTGGAAACGTCGACGCGTCAACCGACTGTGGAGGGCTGGGCGTCTGCGGCACGACATCGGGCACGCCCAGCAGCAGTGCCAGCGCGAGGAACAGGTGACTCACGACGTCGTCCAAGCCGCGCTGATCGGCATATAGAGAGAGGTCCTCGATTACAGTTCTGCAAGGCACACGCGCGCCTGTCGTCAGCCTTCGGACGTTCGACGTTGCAGAACGGCCGTGAGGCCTAGCCGCCGGAGCAGCCCAGCAAGAGAGATACCGGAGGGTGCGGACCTATAATTCGGGTCAGGTGACAGTGAGATTCTCCCGGGATCTCGGTCCACTTCCACAGTGAATTCTGCGGCACAATCCGGCCAGACGGCCAGGAGGACGTGCCGTGAAGAAAACGTCGAGCAGATTCCCGCGGTGTTGAAGCAAGCCGAGAACCGGCATCCCCGTGGCGACGTCTGTCGCCAAGCCGACCGACAACGCCGCTGCGAATCGTTCAACGAGCGCTTCCGCGAGGCGTGCCTGAATGTCCACTGGTGTCAATCGCTCTCAAGGGTCTCAGGCCCAGTGAATACGCTCGGAACGCGACGACGGCCGCTGATGACTCGCCGTCCTGGTGGACGGAAAAACGGGGACTTCTCAACAACACGGGAGTGATCCGATGAGCACCATGTACGGCACTGCGGTGAGTCTGATGCTGATGATCGTCTCCCCCGAAGGCGCACCGACTCTGGCACAGAGACCGGCGGCGACTGCTGACCAGATATCGAAAGGCCAGGCACTGAAGAGTGCGACAGAGGGACCGGCGGCGCTAACCGGGAGCCAAGTAGCCCTTGTCCATGCTGGGCTGACGGACACCGACCCGCGTGTTCGTGAAACGGCCGCGGAAGTCATCATGGCTCGCGCCTGGATGGCTCGGTCGAAGCGGACAGCCGAGGCGCGCGCCGTCTGGTTGCAGGACAGAGGCAAACTTGCGAAGTCGCAGTCGCGCCTGGAGCAGATGTTGAAATCGGATCGAGATCGGAAGGTTCGGCTGGCGGTTGTCCTGGCTTTGTCGAATCTGGAATACACAGGGAACGAGGATCTGACGATCAGCGCGAGGCTGACGAAGACGCTCGC includes:
- a CDS encoding HEAT repeat domain-containing protein, with translation MSTMYGTAVSLMLMIVSPEGAPTLAQRPAATADQISKGQALKSATEGPAALTGSQVALVHAGLTDTDPRVRETAAEVIMARAWMARSKRTAEARAVWLQDRGKLAKSQSRLEQMLKSDRDRKVRLAVVLALSNLEYTGNEDLTISARLTKTLASAYELEQDGTVRNEIIKTLALTNSDEPARDRALSKALSDVSLGAVQQAVAGLARSQNAAALPRIARLLRHHSRSIRLTVAQAMARFGSQAKSYVSEMRAAAAAETDPIVRQTLDMSIALIEKKA